The genomic window tatgcCGATTTTTTCCcggtgattatgggacgatagctgtaCATAAAAattcggttatggtctcattttgaagaactTCAGCCGTATATGTGCAGGAAAAGAGCTTCTTGAttggaatttattaaattgttacgatttaataaagaaaaatgaattgaatgaatttaatacaattaattttagagagcagaaaaaagttactggcctaTTAGAGGACGGTACtgcggctgtataagaaaaaaatgaaaaacgtaaacaaaattaaagtaaattgtttttggCAAACTCCAGTTCtaactgtatattaaaaatttaatttaaatgaggtTGCATTATTTTGGCGCCAATTCTAGATGAGTGACTAGCACTACACTGaaaagaaatcaaaacaaaacctgtcatagatatcgaaattcctaaaaaatcttttgaataaacgcgatgTTTCGCGGAAGACCCACTAGttatcaacaatttaaatagtCGGTAAAAATATAGGTggtttacattattatgtttttccTTTAGTTAACATTATAGctttatgtaatacatatagtagagtataatatataaatatgttattgttgTAATTGAAAAACATAGTGTCATTAAAACATGGTTACCCATTACGCTcgacgtaaataaaattttagcaaCATTTTCGTACACGACCCTATGACGTCATAAAAGTTTATTACCTATTTTGTTAAGATCTGTTCAGCTATATTCCTAATTATAAAACGCTTATATAATGTTAGTAACATGTAACATGTACGTACCTCCGCCGATGTGTGGTGCTGGTTTTGGCTCCCCATACGTGTATCCAAGAACTTCGTAGTGGTCATCTCCTCCACCGCCACTCTTGTGATGTATATGCTTGACTATTGTGTGCTTGTGGTGATGATGTTTCACAAACACCGGGACGTGAATGATCACTTTCTTGTGACCACCGCCGCCGCCACCCGCTGATATCAGTGAAGACAGCTCAACTAAGCAAACGAGCGCCAactgtaatattacaaataaatttaaatttagttatgcgtttacaattgatttttttatcaacttaaAGCATTATAATCTTaatgcttttttataataaattactattaaacataaataaaattataatatataaataaaccgcTATATTCGTGTCTTAAGTTTATCATTCTAGCTAGTCATAGCCGgttgccatcccatcggatatCGTTGATCTCTTCTGGTAATACGTTAATACTACTATCGATAGACTTAGTTTAATTACGATAAACCTAATTGACACAGACgtcacaaaaataatatttcacaacTGTTCAACCAACAAAAAAAATTCTCGCAATGCATTTgacaaatagattataattcGCAAAATAGTTATTTCAACTTCGCTCAGCTTTTTATAACGAAATTACTACCGTTGCACCtactgtataattaaaataacatttgacattaCATAAGTGCATAATAATTACAAAGCTTTCTAAAGGTATTACAATAGAATGTCGCCATGTAAGCCGGCCAACAACCATCTCAGTCATTTAACGTAGctatttttatgttgtaataaaatgtttcgctttcatacaaataaaactaaaacacaaaatgtttttacCGCGATCATTTTTAGCCTCtcactaagtttttttttttttattttttctgttatgACGTATCGGATAAGAAAGGAAAATGAATGTATCCGGCTGAAGGTTCACGCAGACTTGAATTTgtaaagcgaaaaaaaaaaaaaaagaaaattttacataataccGTACACTCACgtagaaaaattataacacGCTTTTGTTCTATCAATTGTCTGTTTATTAGTACTGTAATTTGTATgatgttctattttcaaaacagACAGATTTTTTATGCGTAAATTTTAATCTACTTTTTCCGGGTTATATGCTTTTAATTCTTTAGTACAATGAAGAACAAAATACATCGATGTAgtctgattattttaaattaactagaAAATTGGTACAGTCACGCTCAGCgtgctttgttttatatttagtgaTAAGCGTCCGCTCATTCTAATTACTATCGTTAGTTCCGGTCTCATGTAATATTATCGTCAATCAATTTGGCGTTAAGACCAAAGTTCTTATTACCTTTAGATACGGACTAGATTACAAATTCATTTCTAGACCATACCGTCCAATGATCTACGTCGcgtaataaaaaatcatcaatGAATATAATGAACAAGGATGACGTTAACGTCGGTGCgtgtatgaaatttataataaattttatatgtaaagccattttaatatcttatcgaagaaaattaaacaatctTACATTGAAAACGATATTTATCCCATACACTATTTTTCTTCACAATACGATTGAATTTTTAGCTTCTGTTACGAATTTGTGgtctcattaatttaaaataacgaatatatataacacagaaatacacaaaatatcggattaaagttaattatatcgAAGAATAATGTAATACTATGTAGTGCACttcacatataaattataacctgACCAAATGTAAAATCACGACTGTATATCACTTCTACATGAACTCTAGTGTAGTTCTAATTTAAACTGTTATTGTCCACTCACCAAAAATCGTGCGGACATCGTGAAGAAGTGAAGACCAATCTGTGATGCAGTTAGCTGGTGTGtgataaagaaatttaaactaaacttcCTTTTATATTGCAACGTGGTCGCGTTTCGCGACACTGCCTCTCGGTGCCTTCGATCTAATCCACAATCGAAATTTTGCTaaagaaaattgaattttatttcgtaataataaggtttaaattattaaatgaaaagccATGGTtagtattttacataaatatcttaCATTTTATTCGAAATTGAACCTGTAAGCTGAAGCAGAAGGTTCAAAATTGACTGCAGGTATGTGCTTATTTAAAACTCCATTATTAGAgtgaaaatatgatttaatttggcTGGATAATTAGAAATAGGTAcctgtagaaaatatatatatattttttttattttctatgtgatatgaaaaaaaaaacaactgcaACATATAATAACATCGAAGGATTACAAAGTAACTAAATAAAGTAAAGATACGATTAGTAAACTACTTTGTATTAACGTAAATAACTTTGTGCCAACCCAAcagtacacagtattgttgtgttccggtttgaagggtgagtgagcaaatgtaactacaggcacaagacataacaccttagttcccgatgttggtggcgcattggcggtgtaacgaatggttaataattcatacatcgccattgtctatgggcggtgctgaccacttaccatcaggtggcccatatgcaaaTATATCCGCCAAACTATGCCAtagaaaatttttaatttttagccGTATGTTATCTTATTATACTgagattatgtatttttattaatagagatCACGTCCGCATCAAAATTTATCCATTTTTCCATTCACATCCATCTGTTATGGTATAGATATAAGTTTCATTAATTTCCTTTGGATacagaaaaaaatgtacaacaattttctatattaaagaagtaatacatttatatgattaaccatcaattttgaatatataataatagaaatacataATGAAAATATCATAGTGTAATCGTTGCGTTTTCTTTTCTGataaaaagttgtaaaaatCTCTTAGAATTTGAGAAAAAGTTTAGCTAACGATACAGCCCACAGAAGGTCTGCTTTTACACTATCAGTCGTAATTTATGTTAACTACTACTGAGCTAAAAATCTGCTAGattatgcatataatataaaaatggtttatGAAATCAGAGGACAAGACTAAAAAAGGAATAAATGAGCCTTTTATTTGGCTATAAAATACTTATCAAGTAAGTGGTGTTTGAGTGTGCTTCTTATCCTGGCCCAGTGCCAGACTATCTACCGAAAAACCGACTATAACCTGTCATCGACAGAGAACCGTAACAACAATGAATATCATCCAAAAGTAAACTTTAGATAATTCTTGTCCCGAAACGAGTTTAATGATCATAATGTCGGTCGGACTAACGGGGTGACTTATAGTGATAGACTGCGGAACCACTAATTAATTGAAATCGTATCAAATTAAACGTGACAGCTTGGCGTGATTCTAAAATAACTTGGTAGTACTAATAATAAACACTCATCGAAGGAACTTCtctaaaagattaattattgaGAAAGCTAATTGCTAATAACGCCTTTGATACTTCGCATAATCTTATTTACTAACTAAACTAATGCTTACTGTATTTGAGGTAACAGAAATTTATGAAGTCTATTGTTATCAAAAAGCATATTTAGTAAGGTGAAGGAAATATCTTTTAGAAGACGATCTTGGAGGAccatttgtttttgaaaataatgtagGTATACTATAGTATTCGCTAATGGTATTTCAGCAGATATTGGCATCAATAAACAAGCATTTgtttaagcatttatttaagatatcaaatagttttctagctattttatttgtaatgttagtgaattttttatcgtaaaattGATCTTCCTTCTTTTGTGTGCTCAGAAAATCATGTAATAAGGTTTATCATTAGCAGTGGTGTAATGTAGAATTATGTTGATGAATTGTTTTGATTACATcacactaaattaaattaactgtaCGAGGAATCTTGTCCGGTAAGTTGTGGTAAGAAAATTAttctttgtttaactttacgCAGAAGTTATTTCGTCTAACGTCAGTGCGATTCTATTAATCATTGAATTTGAGattttgtattgataaaataatcttacttaACGTGTGTGTGAATTTAACTCGaactatgtaaattatataaatttgtcacCGTTGTCTCTTAAGTCGAGCTCACTTctaagagaaaaaatatattttgctattgAAGAAGCGAAACGGTAGACAAACGCTTCAAGAAACTCATCCAAAATCTATACTTTTGACGACAAAAGAGTTCCACGTTAGTGGACACTGTAATataacctacttgaataaaagaaTCATCAATCCAAGTAGGTATTTGCCTTGTTATTGTCTCTCCACTCTCACATTGCAACAGAAACATACCAAGAAAACTTTTTTGACACAGTTCCACTTTCTATCTccataaacaataattgaacTAATTGCCTCAATCatattgtcatttattatttttatgaagatactgttttcattttttatctgtggccTATAGGCCACATGTGAATACGAACAGTACAAGAAAAACAAACTCCAATCCAGATTTCACTCTTGTTTCAGCTGAAAGTGAATCTTGTGCGCAAATGACCTACATCGCAAGCGTAGCTGCGCGTGCGCACATTACGACTCTCACTGTTTGTGTTGATGATTGttgttttgtattatgtttCCGTTCAGAAAGCTTCAacggaaataaataaagaagtcaGAGTGAGTGTGGGTGATGTTAAATTAGCTACCATACTGTAGTCGTATAGAATTTTACgtcaatattctttattttggaTACAATATTATCCTTTTTTTGGAAGACAAGGTAATATTTACTCCCAAAGTATTAACTGGGggatgaaatattgaaaaaaaatattatattctataatgaATCGTTTGACAATGGGTCAAGTAGAGTTTACTTGACCCGAAACCGAGAAAAGAGGAGCCCACGTCGggctaataaatataaaactataacgtACACGTGATATGGTAAAACTATTAGTATCAACAGACTAATAAATTTACACTATAATTGAAAGTATGTTTCTTTTGACACTTttccttattaaaatacaacgctaaatacattgtatttaaataaagaacccCAAAATATGTAGGAGAtggcaatatatttatatcctgCCATTACAATCTGATAATTCCATGTATAGGTCCGCGGTTAATTTAAGTTTGGTTCCCACACCCTTTAGACAAATCCGTATAAATCACGAAATTGAACAAACGTATAGAGCAATAACGTAtacgtttttgtttttgatcGTCCTTTTACAAAACGCATTTAAATACTACACATTAGCACATAATCTTGCtagaaatattatcaattatattacaacGATATGTAAATCAACTTATAACTGACTGAACGTAATTTTTGGTCTAGTCTATGTTAGATCTATATAAGATGATCGTGTAACAGTCGTgtgattttaatcataatatatacgtaGTACAATAATACGTTAATATTACCATCCCATAAATGTCGAACGATTCGTTGCTACAGTGTGAACTGGTGCATTTTTTATTAGGATTTCTTCATCACAACCCAAGATgtgattaattatacaaatgaattaCTTGAAAACTAGTTTACTTGGCTGTAGGCCTTTGTACGTGCCCGTCTAGTTAAGTACCATCACTCCTCAGATGTTACACCAAATAGCaatgtttagtattgttgtgttccggttgtaAAGGtcattgagccagtgtaacttcagacaAAGGATACAACATCATGGCTCCCAAATTTGGTGGCACAATGGCGATTTAgggttgtttaatatttcttacagtaccgatATGTATAAGGGCGGTGAGAACTTACCATTTGGTAAGTTGTCACCGCATttgaaatattcttaaatatcttaacttaacttaacaaaagttaagatatttaagaatatttcaattcaataacaAAGGCGCACGGAGTAGTGCGAGATTTGGTAGtgttaaagtttatatggaaatgtatacatatacaatcCCGTATAATGAATCAAATAAAGTagaacataaacataaattactgAAATACAACGAAAGATTGAGTTCGTTTAAATATACTCAAATTGGCTCAGACTTACAGCTATTAAGACATTTAGAAAATGTTGGTTTTAATAACATTGCTACACACTTTGGCATGCCAGTGAATCTAAGGTGAAGGTGACAGGAGAGCTGATATCGGATGAGCCAATGAACCGTGTCGTGAGCCAGTCAACTCGAAACAAAGTTTCCTATGTGCGAAGGTCAGTGAAGAAACGCACGTTTCTCCCGCGGACAATCaggtagaaaatattttattggtttcatAACTTGACATTGATACTTGAATTTTTATACTTCAGATGTTTGGCAACGCTAAAGGTTTAGGGCTCTGCCGAATAAGGACGtccatttataataactttataataacttaactagcctgtataaaatatctatttaaatttaatacatagtgATTTCGTAATACTGAAGGTTTAGTCAttgttattatatcaaattcagAGATTTCGGCCACTGTCGATTTTATACACTTCCagcttccagactccgggctgttagtgagattttttctacagaaaaacacaatattataaatatcggaTTTGCCTGGGATTAGAACCCGGGGACTCGGGATTATAAAACTGCAAATACCGAGTTCCCGAGTTAATCAAGTGATTAGATCAATCTTGCCACTACTGATTTGAAAAAGAAGTGTACTGAAATAATTACTCAACGCCAAATCATCAAAATCacatataaaacacaataagATACATTTAACCATCGACTTTCGAATGATTCTAATCGAGGAAGCGCCGAGAACATTGgtatgaaaaaaaacaaatataatgttgCGTAAACCATTTCCATTACATAAGTATACTTACTTTCACATAACTATATTAatgtatgctttatttatttgacaattaaGACTTCAAATATGACGTAACTACGAGGACTAATTGTTTTCGCCTAGTCGTTGAAATTCGACCATAATAATAACCACTGATATGTTCTGTTGATGATTCTGttctttttctaaatattaataataatatgtaacaaaatttcaataacaaattaaaaagctaCATTTTTATACAACTTGCAGAAACTCCgatttacttgaataattatttttaagttcgaTGGTCCGTTTATTGAGCGTGGTATACAAATTACGCTCCAGCTTACTATCGTAATGCACTTGCAGTAAGATTAGTTAACATCTACTTAGATGTCAACTAATATGGAAAACTGTCtaaattcgttatttatttattattataaatccatttaattaaatagaaattaaatttgtttttatttatatttgcctTATTTCCGATATGCACACCAAGTACTCATTGAATATTAATCACATATACCTATTTTTTATGAGGTAAGTCTATTCGCGTATTAATAATcttagatataagataaaaaaaaatcattacaattCATATTCATAGAAAATATACGTCCCTTTagcataaatatacttaatagagTTCGACAACGATTCttgactaaaattaaatattgtgttaaaataataatatttcgtttcataattttcattatactttttttttcatttacattcaccacaaataataaatttataacttttatccCAGTAGAAAACAAATAAGGTTTAATTACATATCAATAGACAACGTCGTCGATCATCAACGTTTTGTAAAAACGCCTGTCTTCTTCATAACCTAACTTCATATTGCGTTCACGATGATAGATTTTCAATACCTATAGCCCTTTATAAGCAAACATCCCTGcacataaatatatgtcatcTCCACTCAGAAACGAACCCTAACCTCTCGCCTCAAATGAATTAAACTTCAtactatttaactaacataaaattaaaaaaacatcaaatattctttcaaatgtagtataattaaatgtatgtaactataattaaatgtatgtttaaataattttcgcgCAAATTACAGGTGACATTTTGATTTTCATCTTTGAAACCAGATGACTCTGTGCCGTTTTTAAACAAGCTATGGTTTGGTTCAGGCCGCGACTATATAAAGGAGAGTGAATTTTTTCAACGCAGCTCAAAGATTACAGGGTTATCCTGTATTGTAAGCGGGAACCCTGTTTCCTTTGagcgaaaaaataaacaaagcttaaaaaatatatattaaatacttaatactcTCGGATTCTGTATTTgtcgaatttttaataattttgttttatttctagatATTAATAATCCGTTCGACGATACGATACGATTTTTTTCTACGTCTGATTTATTACTCAATAAGGATgacatgttttataataatatatcaataaaaacgaCTTAAGCTAGACAAATCTTGGAGCGTATTCGAGTATAAttgctaataaattattatgactagataaaaataaattaaggaatttaatttagtgttataaagtaagtatttttagctttatatttaataagcctTCTATTTAATAATCGTATGTAAACTAATACCATCTAGTGACCGCGTCTAGAGTTCCACAACGTCCTGAATGCAGTTGCAATTGCACCCTTCTACCTTAGAACACTTCAAAGAGCGCGCTTTTCGAAACATATTGATTTCATCTTCAACAGCTTCATTACATATGACGCAATcaagtgtaatgtaattttacattaaaatcaatttataaattacagttTCATATAGTCACAGCTCTAAGACATTTAACtttcgataaataattatttgtagaattaattttgatggtgtacatgtttaaaaaaatgtgtattaaaatattggaaTAGTACTTATTTTCAGATTTGGAAATCGAATAAgattcgaattattttttttaaataactcatgctataggtatatattacataaaaaataattattaaaaaaaaaagccgaCCGCACACTTCGTGTTCAT from Vanessa tameamea isolate UH-Manoa-2023 chromosome Z, ilVanTame1 primary haplotype, whole genome shotgun sequence includes these protein-coding regions:
- the LOC113404221 gene encoding uncharacterized protein LOC113404221, with protein sequence MSARFLLALVCLVELSSLISAGGGGGGHKKVIIHVPVFVKHHHHKHTIVKHIHHKSGGGGDDHYEVLGYTYGEPKPAPHIGGGHGWGAAEESHGHEDSPVSFEGGDHGGYALSGDEHGY